A genomic stretch from Lathyrus oleraceus cultivar Zhongwan6 chromosome 2, CAAS_Psat_ZW6_1.0, whole genome shotgun sequence includes:
- the LOC127122850 gene encoding uncharacterized protein LOC127122850 has translation MEKYKACLYGIEEVIDLRIKILEVFGESSLVISQVRGDWETRDKKLILYREHVVKLIPYFDDITFHYIMREENQLVDALATLSSMFKVKWKNEAPSIYIDHFDEPMYCLAMEDESDDNPWFNDIKRYLGRQEYPEKASITDKKALRRFSFKFFLNADVLYKSN, from the coding sequence atggaaaaatatAAAGCATGCTTATATGGTATTGAAGAAGTCATCGATTTAAGAATCAAGATTCTTGAAGTATTTGGGGAATCTTCTTTAGTAATCAGTCAAGTCCGAGGAGATTGGGAAACTCGGGATAAGAAGTTGATTCTGTATAGAGAACACGTCGTAAAACTGATTCCGTATTTTGATGATATCACTTTTCATTACATTATGAGGGAAGAGAATCAGTTGGTCGATGCTCTTGCTACTCTTTCATCCATGTTTAAAGTCaagtggaagaatgaagcaccGTCCATCTATATTGACCACTTTGATGAACCAATGTATTGTCTAGCAATGGAGGATGAATCTGACGATAATCCTTGGTTTAACGACATCAAGAGATATCTAGGAAGACAAGAATATCCCGAGAAAGCATCCATCACAGATAAGAAGGCTTTGAGAAGGTTCTCTTTTAAGTTCTTCTTGAACGCGGATGTTTTGTACAAGAGTAATTAA